A genomic region of Bradyrhizobium sp. ORS 278 contains the following coding sequences:
- a CDS encoding DNA-binding response regulator: protein MSTDNKKRDVALVVDDSPETLRLLTDALDGAGMTVMVALDGAAAMRIVDQITPDIILLDAVMPGIDGFETCRKLKREAGLSNVPVIFMTGLADTEHIVQGLDAGGVDYVTKPIAVEEMLARIRVHLANARMTQSARAALDVSGRFLLAVNREGRLMWATPQAQKLLSDSFGSAEDLVLPDGLRQWLDQAQKGKGAAKAAASIPDHPELRLYYMGGAGPNEFLLRLAKESSGDLPKEFSSEFGLTTREGEVLSWLSKGKTNRDIAQILGLSPRTVDKHLEQIYAKLGVENRTAAAAIATGLTRRES from the coding sequence ATGAGCACTGACAACAAGAAGCGCGACGTCGCGCTGGTCGTGGACGACTCCCCGGAGACGCTGCGGTTGCTCACGGATGCGCTGGATGGCGCCGGCATGACCGTGATGGTCGCGCTCGACGGCGCGGCCGCGATGCGCATCGTCGACCAGATTACGCCCGACATCATCCTGCTCGACGCCGTGATGCCCGGCATCGACGGCTTCGAGACCTGCCGCAAGCTCAAGCGCGAGGCCGGCCTCTCCAACGTGCCCGTGATCTTCATGACCGGCCTCGCCGATACCGAGCATATCGTGCAGGGACTCGACGCCGGTGGCGTCGACTACGTCACCAAGCCGATCGCGGTCGAGGAGATGCTGGCGCGAATCCGCGTACACCTCGCCAATGCGCGCATGACCCAGAGCGCGCGCGCCGCGCTCGACGTGTCCGGACGCTTCCTGCTCGCGGTCAACCGCGAGGGCCGGCTGATGTGGGCGACGCCGCAGGCACAGAAGCTGCTGTCGGACAGTTTTGGATCCGCCGAGGATCTCGTCCTGCCTGACGGGCTGCGGCAATGGCTGGACCAGGCGCAGAAGGGCAAGGGCGCCGCCAAGGCGGCGGCGTCGATCCCCGACCATCCCGAGCTGCGCCTTTACTACATGGGCGGCGCCGGCCCGAATGAATTCCTGCTCAGGCTCGCGAAGGAGTCATCCGGCGACCTGCCCAAGGAATTCTCCAGCGAGTTCGGACTCACCACACGCGAGGGCGAGGTGCTGTCCTGGCTCTCCAAGGGCAAGACCAACCGCGACATCGCCCAGATCCTGGGCCTGAGCCCGCGCACGGTCGACAAGCACCTGGAGCAGATCTATGCCAAGCTGGGTGTGGAGAACCGCACGGCGGCGGCAGCCATCGCGACGGGATTGACGCGACGGGAGAGTTGA